A region from the Streptomyces tsukubensis genome encodes:
- a CDS encoding dipeptidase, with the protein MLVDALQFVKPSRERFEEWHAAGINAIHATVAIWEDSTETMREVGRWQRLLAENADLLCEGRSADDIRRAKEQGRTAVVLGFQNSSPFEDDLDLVGAFHQAGVRIAQLTYNTQNSAGAGCWEGEDAGLSRTYGINLIREMNQVGMVVDISHCNERTSLEAIAASERPVAVTHANPRAFVGEDVELALRNKSDTVLKQTAESGGVVGLSMYPRIAPDGVGCTVDRFCDMVAYTVDLIGIEHVGLGSDYYAGHGDEELHWWRQGRWSRSPMVPISGPVEFPDWFAGGLGYTAVRERLLERGFTAAEVERISGGNWVDLFEDGFTAASPA; encoded by the coding sequence GTGCTCGTCGACGCCCTGCAATTCGTCAAGCCCTCCCGCGAACGCTTCGAGGAGTGGCACGCCGCCGGCATCAACGCCATCCACGCCACCGTCGCCATCTGGGAGGACTCCACCGAGACCATGCGCGAAGTGGGCCGCTGGCAGCGCCTGCTCGCCGAGAACGCCGACCTGCTCTGCGAGGGGCGCAGCGCCGACGACATCCGCCGGGCGAAGGAGCAGGGCCGTACCGCCGTCGTCCTGGGCTTCCAGAACAGCAGCCCGTTCGAGGACGACCTGGACCTGGTGGGCGCCTTCCACCAGGCAGGGGTCCGGATCGCCCAGCTCACGTACAACACCCAGAACTCCGCCGGGGCGGGCTGCTGGGAGGGCGAGGACGCCGGGCTCTCGCGCACCTACGGCATCAACCTCATCCGCGAGATGAACCAGGTCGGCATGGTCGTCGACATCTCCCACTGCAACGAGCGCACCTCCCTGGAGGCCATCGCGGCCTCCGAGCGGCCGGTCGCGGTCACCCACGCCAACCCGCGCGCGTTCGTCGGCGAGGACGTCGAACTGGCGCTCCGCAACAAGTCCGACACCGTGCTGAAGCAGACCGCCGAATCCGGTGGGGTGGTCGGTCTGAGCATGTACCCGAGGATCGCCCCGGACGGCGTCGGCTGCACCGTCGACCGCTTCTGCGACATGGTCGCCTACACCGTCGACCTCATCGGCATCGAACACGTCGGCCTCGGCTCCGACTACTACGCGGGCCACGGCGACGAGGAACTGCACTGGTGGCGGCAGGGGCGGTGGAGCCGCAGTCCGATGGTGCCCATCTCCGGCCCGGTCGAGTTCCCCGACTGGTTCGCGGGCGGGCTCGGTTACACGGCGGTACGGGAGCGGCTGCTGGAGCGGGGCTTCACTGCCGCCGAGGTCGAGCGGATCTCCGGCGGCAACTGGGTGGACCTGTTCGAGGACGGCTTCACCGCCGCCTCCCCGGCCTGA
- a CDS encoding Eco57I restriction-modification methylase domain-containing protein, translating into MATPAFDRVKRNGQHFTPQALAEFLAERVVDQLPRGRSLRIIDPACGDGELLLAANSVLSAEGWEVAELVGCELDPAVAAEAEVRMSGVIQGKVHVGDFLELAEDADAYGLFDLVITNPPYVRTQVLGAELSNALAARFGLKGRVDLTHAFMNLSTRLLNSSGTLALLCSNRFLTTKSGENIRRVLDSDFTVREIYDLGDTKLFKAAVLPAVVIAGKKTEDADASEGARFARVYEATDLAAEKEVSSVLESITSGASGVVSVEGKSYKIESGSLARGVSGAPWGLRTEESAQWLDGIAEGTWKTFGEIAKTRVGIKTTADAVFIGDDWEDLPSDRRPESEILLPLVTHGSVRPWSISNESATRVLYPYDLGKVKRELLPMTAFPKAMAYLLGHEERLRGRKYVVEGGRQWFEIWVPQRPALWAQPKIVFPDISEEARFALDTSGSVINGDCYWISFADLPSEDIGFLMLAVGNSKMGLRFYDTVCGNKLYSGSRRWITQYVDRLPLPDPSNPAAVRAIGLARELSETPWGTEAAETLRSRIESALEEAFSAEPDRAPSDEQPDSKIPSPGAAQESLF; encoded by the coding sequence ATGGCGACGCCTGCCTTCGACCGGGTAAAGCGAAACGGGCAGCATTTCACTCCTCAGGCGTTGGCCGAATTCCTGGCCGAGAGGGTTGTGGATCAGCTGCCGCGCGGGCGTTCGCTGCGCATCATTGACCCCGCCTGTGGTGACGGCGAACTGCTGCTGGCTGCGAATTCCGTCCTTTCGGCCGAAGGGTGGGAGGTCGCGGAGCTGGTCGGCTGTGAACTCGACCCTGCGGTGGCGGCCGAGGCGGAAGTCCGTATGTCCGGTGTCATCCAGGGGAAAGTGCATGTGGGTGATTTTCTGGAGCTGGCCGAAGACGCCGATGCCTATGGGCTTTTCGATCTGGTCATCACCAACCCACCCTATGTGCGGACCCAGGTGCTGGGGGCGGAGCTCAGTAATGCCCTGGCGGCCCGGTTCGGGCTCAAAGGCCGAGTGGATCTCACCCATGCTTTCATGAATCTGTCGACACGGCTGTTGAATTCGAGTGGCACCCTCGCGCTGCTCTGTTCGAATCGTTTTCTCACCACCAAATCCGGTGAAAACATTCGCCGTGTCCTTGATTCCGACTTCACTGTGCGCGAGATTTACGATCTCGGCGATACAAAGCTTTTCAAGGCGGCCGTGCTGCCGGCCGTTGTGATTGCCGGAAAGAAGACGGAAGACGCCGACGCTTCCGAGGGTGCGCGGTTCGCCCGTGTGTACGAGGCGACGGATCTCGCTGCCGAAAAGGAGGTGTCATCCGTGCTGGAATCCATCACGAGCGGTGCCTCCGGGGTCGTATCCGTCGAGGGAAAGAGCTACAAGATCGAATCCGGCTCTCTTGCGCGAGGAGTATCGGGCGCCCCCTGGGGTCTTCGGACGGAGGAGAGCGCCCAGTGGCTCGACGGGATCGCGGAGGGCACCTGGAAGACCTTCGGCGAGATCGCCAAGACCCGCGTCGGTATCAAGACGACCGCCGACGCGGTCTTTATCGGCGATGACTGGGAAGACCTCCCCTCGGATCGGCGGCCCGAGAGCGAAATCCTTCTTCCGCTGGTCACACACGGGAGTGTGCGGCCATGGTCCATCTCGAATGAATCAGCGACTCGCGTCCTTTACCCATACGATCTTGGAAAGGTCAAGCGTGAGCTTCTGCCCATGACCGCCTTCCCCAAGGCGATGGCGTATCTCCTGGGGCATGAGGAGAGGCTGCGGGGGCGTAAGTACGTCGTCGAAGGGGGGCGGCAGTGGTTCGAGATCTGGGTTCCCCAGCGGCCGGCCCTCTGGGCGCAGCCGAAGATTGTGTTCCCGGACATCAGCGAAGAGGCCAGGTTCGCACTCGACACATCGGGATCCGTGATCAACGGGGACTGCTATTGGATCAGTTTCGCCGATCTGCCGTCGGAAGACATCGGCTTCCTGATGCTGGCCGTGGGGAACTCGAAAATGGGCCTGCGCTTCTACGACACCGTGTGTGGAAACAAGCTGTACTCGGGGAGCCGTAGATGGATCACGCAGTACGTCGACCGTCTGCCGCTGCCGGATCCCTCGAATCCGGCAGCCGTTCGGGCTATCGGGCTGGCCAGAGAACTGTCTGAGACCCCTTGGGGGACGGAGGCTGCGGAGACGTTGCGGTCCCGAATCGAATCCGCCCTGGAGGAAGCTTTTTCCGCGGAACCGGATCGTGCTCCATCCGATGAGCAGCCGGACAGCAAGATCCCCTCGCCCGGCGCGGCCCAGGAATCACTTTTCTGA
- a CDS encoding ATP-binding protein: MLMVAVIYAGMRFVPTYDFRDTIRLFADTFDTMPARLEESFAAHQRFEANASHELLTPPATTRVVLQIAAADPSGEEFAEPVPMLVETNERNITIARSIVHAHHGTVTAHSNPGGGLTVRAKLPPGPG, encoded by the coding sequence GTGCTGATGGTCGCCGTGATCTACGCCGGAATGCGGTTCGTTCCGACGTACGACTTCCGGGACACCATCCGCCTCTTCGCCGACACGTTCGACACGATGCCGGCCCGGCTGGAAGAGTCCTTCGCCGCGCACCAGCGCTTCGAGGCCAACGCCTCGCACGAACTGCTCACTCCGCCGGCCACCACCCGCGTCGTCCTGCAGATCGCCGCCGCCGACCCCAGCGGCGAAGAGTTCGCGGAGCCGGTTCCGATGCTCGTCGAGACGAACGAACGCAACATCACCATCGCCCGGTCGATCGTGCACGCCCACCACGGCACCGTCACCGCGCACTCCAACCCCGGTGGCGGGCTGACCGTACGGGCGAAGCTGCCGCCGGGTCCGGGGTGA
- a CDS encoding IclR family transcriptional regulator yields the protein MATAPDSAAPGEAGHSGGAGDVPAAGTRPVGTVQIVDHALQVLKAIAEADRPRGVRELSRDLAISKSSVQRILVSLEHEGLAVADETRKYVIGPAALTLAWKHTANSDLVGAASGTASRIAAMTGETACVSTVVDGRRVTVYEAESPQPLRLITGVGRPYSLFSGATGRVLLSMLPNERVDQLVRERAGAGDEPESESVVRARIDAAREQGYAVSHQEWIPGGCGVAVPIGTQGSIVAALSIYGPDARLTDQRMAELVPVLRAAAAEITVRWRQPA from the coding sequence ATGGCGACTGCACCTGATTCCGCAGCCCCCGGAGAAGCGGGGCACTCCGGCGGTGCCGGCGATGTGCCCGCTGCCGGGACGCGCCCCGTGGGCACGGTGCAGATCGTCGATCACGCCCTCCAGGTGCTCAAGGCCATCGCCGAGGCGGACCGGCCGCGCGGGGTGCGGGAGCTGAGCCGGGATCTGGCGATCAGCAAGAGCTCCGTGCAGCGCATCCTCGTATCACTGGAGCACGAAGGGCTCGCAGTAGCCGACGAGACCCGGAAGTACGTCATCGGGCCCGCCGCCCTCACCCTCGCCTGGAAGCACACGGCCAACAGCGATCTCGTCGGCGCCGCCTCCGGCACCGCGTCCCGGATCGCGGCCATGACGGGGGAGACGGCCTGTGTCTCCACGGTCGTCGACGGGCGCCGGGTCACCGTCTACGAGGCCGAGAGCCCCCAGCCGCTGCGGCTGATCACGGGCGTCGGCCGCCCCTACTCCCTCTTCTCCGGCGCCACCGGCCGGGTCCTGCTGTCGATGCTGCCGAACGAGCGGGTCGATCAGCTGGTGCGCGAGCGCGCGGGGGCGGGCGACGAGCCCGAGTCGGAGTCCGTCGTCAGGGCCCGGATCGACGCCGCGCGCGAGCAGGGGTACGCCGTAAGCCACCAGGAGTGGATCCCGGGCGGCTGCGGAGTGGCCGTGCCCATCGGGACACAGGGCAGCATCGTCGCGGCGCTGAGCATCTACGGGCCCGATGCCCGCCTCACCGACCAGCGGATGGCCGAACTGGTGCCCGTGCTGCGGGCCGCCGCCGCGGAGATCACCGTGCGCTGGCGCCAGCCCGCCTAG
- a CDS encoding phytoene desaturase family protein → MNRYDAVIVGGGHNGLVTAAYLGRAGLKVALLESRPGLGGPCGAYEFLPGRRLSFTNSPGSLNPAVVAELELARHGLRFVRVDPTVVHRFDEGCFIGWRDPARVDAQLDAFAPGEAARYRALIGGLERLGARLGVRLDTPPPGLSTLKKRLSDPADLRLFDAVFEGGLTGLLDAHLRTDRAKALLMLLALNAQLVPPSAPGSAVGLMMRPFALAAGAEPDGAARLALRGSTGLPVGSMSAIVDALAGACRAHGVELRTGTPVARVLHGPDGVRGVVTATGEEFTARRVISTVNPHHLFRDLLDAEAMDPGIRTAVLGKPMRGSAFKVVLEVDALPPYAGLPEGTDPEAVRACQFRFGSSPGSIEAAITAALAGRTGDEILMWGLTPTLTSPGLTPGGTHLISINAWHAPYHPHDGPWDAERTERFGRRCIEQLGLLMPGLADRIVDHRFMNPVEMAAELGLEGGNITHGDMLPTELFGTRPHPALAAYRTPLAGFYTGGSGTWPGGYVTGTPGRNAAAAVLRDLHHPPADPRPSVLEQRPHP, encoded by the coding sequence ATGAACCGTTACGACGCAGTCATCGTCGGCGGTGGCCACAACGGGCTGGTGACCGCCGCCTACCTCGGGCGCGCGGGGCTGAAGGTCGCGCTCCTGGAATCACGGCCGGGGCTCGGCGGGCCCTGCGGGGCGTACGAGTTCCTGCCCGGCCGCCGGCTCTCCTTCACGAACTCGCCCGGTTCGCTCAATCCGGCCGTGGTCGCCGAACTGGAACTCGCCCGGCACGGACTGCGGTTCGTGAGGGTGGATCCGACCGTGGTCCACCGGTTCGACGAAGGCTGCTTCATCGGCTGGCGGGACCCCGCCCGGGTCGACGCGCAGCTGGACGCCTTCGCCCCCGGCGAGGCCGCCCGCTACCGCGCCCTGATCGGCGGGCTGGAGCGGCTGGGCGCCCGGCTCGGGGTCCGTCTCGACACTCCGCCGCCCGGACTCTCCACCCTGAAGAAACGTTTGTCCGATCCGGCGGACCTCCGCCTCTTCGACGCGGTCTTCGAGGGCGGTCTGACCGGCCTGCTCGACGCCCACCTCCGCACCGACCGGGCCAAGGCGCTGCTCATGCTGCTCGCGCTCAACGCCCAGCTCGTACCGCCGTCCGCGCCGGGCAGCGCCGTGGGGCTGATGATGCGGCCTTTCGCGCTGGCCGCCGGAGCGGAACCCGACGGCGCCGCACGTCTCGCGCTGCGCGGCTCCACCGGGCTGCCGGTCGGCTCGATGAGCGCCATCGTCGACGCCCTGGCCGGGGCCTGCCGGGCGCACGGCGTGGAGCTGCGGACCGGCACCCCGGTGGCCCGGGTGCTGCACGGGCCCGACGGGGTACGGGGCGTCGTCACCGCCACCGGCGAGGAGTTCACCGCCCGGCGGGTGATCTCCACGGTCAACCCGCACCACCTCTTCCGCGATCTGCTGGACGCGGAGGCCATGGACCCCGGGATCCGTACCGCCGTCCTCGGCAAGCCGATGCGCGGCTCCGCCTTCAAAGTGGTCCTGGAGGTCGACGCCCTGCCGCCGTACGCGGGGTTGCCCGAAGGCACCGACCCCGAGGCGGTGCGCGCCTGCCAGTTCCGGTTCGGCTCCTCACCGGGGTCCATCGAAGCGGCGATCACCGCCGCGCTGGCGGGCCGCACCGGCGACGAGATCCTGATGTGGGGGCTGACACCGACCCTCACCTCCCCCGGGCTCACCCCCGGCGGCACCCATCTGATCAGCATCAACGCCTGGCACGCGCCCTACCACCCGCACGACGGCCCCTGGGACGCCGAACGGACGGAGCGGTTCGGGCGGCGCTGTATCGAACAGCTCGGCCTGCTGATGCCGGGCCTCGCCGACCGGATCGTGGACCACCGCTTCATGAACCCCGTGGAGATGGCGGCCGAACTCGGCCTGGAAGGCGGCAACATCACCCACGGGGACATGCTTCCCACCGAACTCTTCGGCACCCGCCCGCACCCCGCCCTCGCCGCCTACCGCACCCCCCTCGCCGGCTTCTACACCGGCGGCAGCGGGACCTGGCCGGGCGGCTACGTCACCGGTACGCCCGGCAGGAACGCAGCCGCCGCCGTCCTGCGCGATCTCCACCACCCGCCCGCGGACCCGCGCCCATCCGTACTCGAACAAAGGCCGCACCCATGA
- a CDS encoding GntR family transcriptional regulator, with translation MIPPASHSLREQIRAHIVEGILSGRWQPGERIVERRIAAELHVGQTTVREALRELESLRLIESSHYKGVRVRSLTAADLEESYLVRAGLEQIAAELAVGRLAEDCSLLKVHVTALYEADRANDGTQQVRHTVAFHRELVQAAGNGVLMHTWEGLGIEVLTALSIRWLGTVHKSYAEEHDELIQAFQRRDPAIGSLVRDHVLGCAPRA, from the coding sequence ATGATTCCGCCCGCCTCCCACTCGCTACGCGAGCAGATTCGAGCCCACATCGTGGAGGGCATTCTCAGCGGGCGGTGGCAGCCCGGCGAGCGGATCGTCGAGCGGCGGATCGCGGCAGAGCTCCATGTCGGCCAGACGACCGTGCGTGAGGCGTTGCGCGAGCTGGAGAGCCTGCGGCTCATCGAGTCCTCGCACTACAAGGGTGTGCGCGTGCGGAGCCTGACCGCTGCCGATCTGGAGGAGAGCTACCTCGTACGGGCAGGGCTGGAGCAGATTGCCGCGGAGCTTGCGGTCGGGCGGCTGGCCGAGGACTGCTCGCTGCTGAAGGTGCATGTGACGGCGTTGTACGAGGCGGATCGCGCGAACGACGGGACGCAGCAGGTTCGGCACACCGTCGCCTTCCACCGCGAACTGGTGCAGGCTGCCGGGAACGGCGTGCTCATGCACACCTGGGAGGGATTGGGCATCGAAGTGCTCACCGCGTTGTCGATCCGGTGGCTGGGGACGGTCCACAAGTCCTACGCCGAGGAACACGACGAACTGATCCAGGCGTTTCAACGGCGCGACCCGGCGATCGGTTCGCTGGTCAGGGATCATGTCCTCGGGTGTGCGCCACGCGCCTGA
- a CDS encoding maleate cis-trans isomerase family protein, whose protein sequence is MMLGWRARIGQIRPATAIEGAEEWRSVAPTGVAFADARTIVPRVDAEGLKEMMSQVLEASRQLATAKVDLIVQCGAPGTFIPGPGTDEKVTAEIAAETGIPAITMMQAQVDALRAVGARSVAVGSIYTDEVNEALRVYLTAVGFEVPVIEGLQITDPYEASVHDADSAYRLGRRLHRAAPDADALLISCGTFRTFEVLPYLELDTGVPVVTSNQASLWRALRHLGLRDEIPALGRLGAIAEY, encoded by the coding sequence ATGATGCTCGGCTGGCGTGCCCGTATTGGGCAGATACGTCCCGCAACGGCCATCGAAGGTGCCGAGGAATGGCGTTCCGTCGCCCCCACCGGCGTTGCCTTCGCCGACGCGCGGACCATCGTCCCCCGCGTCGACGCCGAGGGGCTGAAGGAGATGATGTCCCAGGTCCTGGAGGCGTCCCGGCAGCTGGCCACCGCGAAGGTGGACCTCATCGTTCAGTGCGGCGCCCCCGGCACCTTCATCCCCGGCCCCGGCACCGACGAGAAGGTGACCGCCGAGATCGCGGCGGAGACCGGCATCCCGGCGATCACCATGATGCAGGCGCAGGTGGACGCCCTGCGCGCGGTCGGCGCCCGGTCCGTGGCCGTCGGCAGCATCTACACCGACGAGGTCAACGAGGCGCTGCGGGTCTATCTCACCGCCGTCGGCTTCGAGGTCCCCGTGATCGAAGGCCTCCAGATCACCGACCCCTACGAGGCCAGCGTCCATGACGCCGACAGCGCCTACCGGCTCGGCCGCAGGCTGCACCGGGCCGCCCCCGACGCCGACGCCCTGCTGATCTCCTGCGGCACCTTCCGCACCTTCGAGGTACTGCCCTATCTGGAGCTGGACACCGGAGTGCCGGTCGTCACCAGCAACCAGGCGTCCCTCTGGCGGGCCCTGCGCCATCTCGGCCTGCGCGACGAGATCCCGGCCCTCGGGCGGCTCGGCGCGATCGCCGAGTACTGA
- a CDS encoding S8 family peptidase, whose protein sequence is MRWVTLITGDRVGVDARGRVVAVEQGPGREKIPVRSWAQKGRTYVVPADAEKLIARGTLDRRLFDVTTLSTPESRRAYRKGLKVIVAYGGASGPAARKGVRADAAVQRSLPSLNADAVTVPERDAGALWEALTRKADGTVAARTAPGIARVWLDGVRTASLDKSVAQIGAPKAWQSGYDGTGVTIAVLDSGVDETHADLKGQVKGEANFSDSPDTEDRNGHGTHVASTAAGTGAGEGGRFKGVAPGAKLLNGKVLDDYGNGSDSGVLAGIDWAVAQGADIINMSLGGADTPEVDLLEAHVNKVSKEKGVLFAIAAGNEGPLPGTISSPGSADAALTVGAVDDADKMADFSSVGPRIGDGGAKPDLTGPGVDITAASAPGSALAQRFGENPAGYLTISGTSMATPHAAGAAALLKQRNPGWTGERIKSVLTGSAKDGGHGVFQQGTGRLSVDRALEQTVVSDETSLSFGHQQWPHDDDTPVTQQITYRNLGSQDVELDLAVRGLDPKGQPAAAGFFTLGATRVTVPAGGTVSVPMTADTRIGGDNNGAYTATVTATGGGRTVRTTAAVDREVESYDLTLNYTGSDGKPSKDFISYAAQLAGVAEGHFFDNSGKPTVTYRLPKGDYVLNSMRLTQVGAATAQDRLVHPKLSLTKNTTVEVDARLAKPVRMSIPDTRATQTNARSSYTVDNGRQFINSTELVGSFDHYRVGQLGPKRPTGVVIDESFNAQWERGAIQYNGAAGGRVKQLSNGHTTKFKATDFAKITATTGASVKGKKALSTLVNGLDGWSSDSETPPYALPGSRTHYAATIGRTNRWSVEVEQLDAEGYGETWYASPERDYRPGTTHRITLGTAVHSPLMTPYSGVFRRDDALWAEVPLFSDSRGNAGVSAFTSAKTTLYRGTTKIGENADALQGEDGFHVGPEDAQYTLTTSVRRDPAVSSAGTRIDGSWTFRSAQTAPDELVRTPLSTVRFGAPVALDGTAPAGRKVTFPVTVQGPAAGKGLKGLAVSVSYDGGKTWQRVPVTKGSVTIKNPAKGKTLALRGQVADTKGGKASVTVYDAYRGK, encoded by the coding sequence ATGCGGTGGGTCACGCTGATCACCGGGGACCGGGTCGGGGTGGACGCCCGGGGGCGGGTCGTCGCCGTCGAGCAGGGGCCGGGGCGGGAGAAGATACCCGTCAGGAGCTGGGCCCAAAAGGGACGTACCTATGTCGTTCCGGCCGATGCCGAGAAGCTGATCGCGCGGGGGACGCTCGACCGGCGGCTCTTCGATGTGACCACGCTCAGCACGCCCGAGAGCCGGCGGGCGTACCGCAAGGGGCTGAAGGTCATCGTCGCGTACGGGGGTGCTTCGGGTCCGGCCGCCCGCAAGGGGGTACGGGCGGATGCCGCGGTGCAGCGGTCGCTGCCGTCGCTCAACGCGGACGCGGTGACCGTGCCCGAGCGGGACGCGGGCGCGCTGTGGGAGGCCCTCACCCGCAAGGCGGACGGGACCGTGGCGGCGCGGACCGCGCCCGGGATCGCCCGGGTGTGGCTGGACGGCGTGCGCACCGCCAGCCTGGACAAGAGCGTGGCGCAGATCGGCGCCCCGAAGGCGTGGCAGTCCGGGTACGACGGGACGGGTGTCACCATCGCCGTCCTGGACTCCGGTGTGGACGAGACCCACGCCGATCTGAAGGGGCAGGTCAAGGGGGAGGCCAACTTCTCCGACTCCCCGGACACCGAGGACCGCAACGGGCACGGCACGCACGTCGCGTCCACCGCGGCCGGTACCGGTGCCGGGGAGGGCGGCAGGTTCAAGGGTGTCGCCCCCGGGGCCAAGCTGCTCAACGGCAAGGTCCTCGACGACTACGGCAACGGCTCCGACTCCGGGGTCCTCGCGGGCATCGACTGGGCGGTGGCCCAGGGCGCGGACATCATCAACATGAGCCTCGGCGGCGCTGACACCCCCGAAGTGGACCTGCTGGAAGCCCATGTCAACAAGGTGTCGAAGGAGAAGGGGGTCCTCTTCGCCATCGCCGCGGGCAACGAGGGGCCGCTCCCCGGCACCATCAGCTCCCCGGGCAGCGCGGACGCCGCCCTGACCGTCGGCGCGGTCGACGACGCCGACAAGATGGCCGACTTCTCCAGCGTCGGGCCGCGGATCGGCGACGGCGGCGCCAAGCCGGACCTCACCGGACCGGGCGTCGACATCACCGCCGCCTCCGCCCCCGGCAGCGCCCTCGCCCAGCGGTTCGGCGAGAACCCGGCCGGCTACCTCACCATCTCCGGAACCTCCATGGCCACCCCGCACGCCGCGGGCGCCGCCGCCCTGCTCAAGCAGCGCAACCCCGGCTGGACGGGCGAGCGCATCAAGTCCGTGCTCACCGGTTCCGCGAAGGACGGCGGCCACGGAGTCTTCCAGCAGGGCACCGGCCGGCTCTCCGTCGACCGCGCCCTGGAGCAGACCGTCGTCTCCGACGAGACCAGCCTCTCCTTCGGCCACCAACAGTGGCCGCACGACGACGACACGCCCGTCACCCAGCAGATCACCTACCGCAACCTCGGCAGCCAGGACGTCGAACTGGACCTGGCCGTCCGCGGTCTCGACCCGAAGGGGCAGCCCGCCGCGGCCGGATTCTTCACCCTCGGCGCGACCCGGGTCACCGTCCCCGCAGGCGGTACGGTCTCCGTGCCGATGACGGCCGACACCCGGATCGGCGGCGACAACAACGGCGCCTACACGGCCACCGTCACCGCGACCGGGGGCGGCCGGACCGTGCGGACCACCGCCGCCGTGGACCGCGAGGTCGAATCGTACGATCTGACCCTCAACTACACGGGGTCCGACGGCAAGCCCAGCAAGGACTTCATCAGCTACGCGGCCCAGCTCGCCGGGGTCGCGGAGGGGCACTTCTTCGACAACAGCGGCAAGCCCACCGTGACGTACCGGCTGCCGAAGGGCGACTACGTCCTCAACTCCATGCGGCTCACCCAGGTCGGGGCGGCCACCGCGCAGGACCGGCTGGTCCACCCCAAGCTGTCACTCACCAAGAACACCACCGTCGAGGTCGACGCGCGCCTCGCCAAGCCCGTCCGGATGAGCATCCCGGACACCCGGGCCACGCAGACCAATGCCCGCTCCTCGTACACCGTCGACAACGGCCGTCAGTTCATCAACTCCACCGAACTGGTCGGCTCCTTCGACCACTACCGGGTCGGACAGCTCGGCCCGAAGCGACCCACCGGCGTCGTGATCGACGAGTCCTTCAACGCCCAGTGGGAGCGCGGGGCCATCCAGTACAACGGCGCCGCGGGCGGCCGGGTGAAGCAGCTCTCCAACGGCCACACCACGAAGTTCAAGGCCACCGACTTCGCCAAGATCACCGCGACGACGGGCGCCTCCGTCAAGGGCAAGAAGGCGCTCTCCACACTGGTCAACGGGCTGGACGGCTGGTCGTCCGACTCGGAGACCCCGCCGTACGCCCTGCCCGGCTCCCGGACCCACTACGCGGCCACCATCGGCAGGACGAACCGCTGGTCCGTGGAGGTGGAGCAGCTCGACGCCGAGGGTTACGGCGAGACGTGGTACGCCAGCCCGGAACGGGACTACCGGCCCGGCACGACCCACCGCATCACGCTCGGCACCGCCGTCCACTCCCCGCTGATGACCCCGTACAGCGGGGTCTTCCGCCGGGACGACGCCCTCTGGGCCGAGGTACCGCTCTTCTCCGACAGCCGGGGCAACGCGGGCGTCTCCGCGTTCACCTCGGCGAAGACCACGCTCTACCGGGGCACCACCAAGATCGGTGAGAACGCGGACGCGTTGCAGGGCGAGGACGGTTTCCACGTCGGCCCGGAGGACGCCCAGTACACCCTGACCACTTCGGTGCGGCGGGACCCGGCCGTCTCCTCCGCCGGTACCCGTATCGACGGTTCCTGGACCTTCCGCAGCGCGCAGACGGCCCCGGACGAGCTGGTGCGGACGCCTCTGTCCACCGTCCGCTTCGGCGCCCCGGTGGCGCTGGACGGCACCGCTCCGGCGGGCCGCAAGGTCACCTTCCCGGTCACCGTCCAGGGACCCGCGGCCGGCAAGGGGCTGAAGGGCCTCGCGGTCTCCGTCTCCTACGACGGCGGAAAGACCTGGCAGCGGGTGCCCGTCACCAAGGGCAGCGTCACCATCAAGAACCCGGCCAAGGGGAAGACCCTGGCGCTGCGGGGCCAGGTCGCCGACACCAAGGGCGGCAAGGCGAGCGTGACCGTGTACGACGCGTACCGGGGTAAGTAG